Proteins from a genomic interval of Flammeovirgaceae bacterium SG7u.111:
- a CDS encoding TonB-dependent receptor: MKRLYHFLLVFFFLLPASAFAQGGIVKGKIISSDNSEPLPGAAIIIKGTSKGATTDIDGNFSLEASSSDVLVISYIGYETQEIPVGSQTMLNITLQLDIQALEEVVVIGYGTQKKKELTGAVANLKGEEMQKYASAAFVDALQGQMAGVNVQASSGQPGAEANIQIRGLGSLSAGGSSPLYVVDGVPLDGMPNLSSNEIESVDVLKDAASASIYGTRASNGVILITTKQGKAGTMKVNMNAYYGVQNITSSLPLANTTDALFITYLEQISKGETNTWNPLDQNPNGLYYDTDWVGDLTVDNAPIQNYNLGVSGGKDDLTYNVTADYFNQAGSVVNSKFDRLSLRGNTRFKKNRFSMNTNMGITITDKDNAPWGIYETAIKLPPYQQGLGDSDVLEIEGSNPDNLGNMERKLRSTNNEKGNGFNGNIDLKYEPIEGLTVMGRVGGSISNTFIKQHDPQFLLVDLNGDPLNGGTEFATLKNRQTYFQKWIAEATATYKKKFGNHTITALVGTSREESQYNWFEASKNKFLSNDIQVLGGGAEVKSADGNNSTTTITGLFGRLMYNYRSKYLINLVYRHDGSSRFGSNNRYADFPSVSVGWVVSEESFFQNSLSSYIDMFKIRASYGTAGNQRIGDYRYDVFVENNIDYVLGYSDQTVYNGAIQTNYGNPDLKWETTIQRNIGTDINFFGGKMEFVFDYYHTNKENMLLNVVFAPSAGNGGQNVPFNVGNMYNKGMELSLGYRKSTGDFNFNISGVFTRNRNQVTKLSNPDDQITGGVPLIERGGKSEPTTFVKEGYPAGSFFLVPTDGVISNEEELAEYQTIVSDARIGDMKYIDVNGDSSLTDDDRVYMGSGQPDWEAGLNLGASYKNFDLSIQLYGTYGSKIYNGPKLWAYSTKRHQDLVYAWSPNNPTSTIPTPRSVIEHNNTRSLSDYFLEDGSYLRVRNIQVGYALPTDMLNKAGINRLRVYLSAQNPFTITGYEGFDPEVGNDGLFLRGVDRANYPVSAQYRLGVQLDF; this comes from the coding sequence ATGAAAAGACTATACCATTTTCTATTGGTGTTCTTCTTCCTATTGCCAGCTTCGGCTTTTGCCCAGGGCGGTATAGTAAAAGGAAAGATTATTTCATCAGACAATAGTGAGCCTCTCCCAGGGGCGGCTATAATTATAAAAGGTACTAGCAAAGGTGCTACTACCGATATAGACGGCAATTTCTCGCTAGAAGCTTCTTCATCAGATGTATTAGTTATTAGTTACATAGGTTATGAAACCCAAGAGATTCCTGTTGGTAGTCAAACTATGTTGAATATTACTTTACAACTTGATATTCAGGCATTAGAAGAGGTAGTGGTAATTGGTTATGGCACACAGAAGAAAAAGGAGCTGACCGGTGCCGTTGCCAATTTGAAAGGCGAGGAAATGCAAAAATATGCTTCTGCAGCCTTTGTGGATGCGCTCCAAGGACAGATGGCTGGTGTGAACGTACAGGCTAGCTCTGGACAGCCAGGTGCTGAGGCTAATATCCAAATTAGGGGATTGGGCTCGCTTTCTGCTGGTGGCTCAAGCCCACTTTATGTAGTAGATGGCGTGCCACTAGACGGTATGCCTAACTTGAGTTCTAATGAAATTGAATCGGTAGATGTATTGAAAGATGCTGCTTCTGCTTCAATTTATGGTACAAGAGCTTCTAACGGTGTGATCTTGATCACTACCAAACAAGGTAAGGCAGGTACTATGAAAGTGAATATGAATGCTTATTATGGTGTTCAGAATATTACTTCTTCATTGCCTCTGGCCAATACTACCGATGCTCTTTTTATTACTTATCTAGAGCAGATTTCAAAAGGGGAGACAAATACTTGGAATCCACTAGATCAAAACCCTAATGGCCTGTACTATGATACTGATTGGGTAGGAGATCTTACTGTGGACAATGCTCCAATCCAAAACTACAACCTTGGTGTTTCGGGTGGTAAAGATGATTTGACGTATAACGTAACTGCCGATTATTTCAACCAAGCTGGTTCGGTAGTGAACTCTAAGTTTGATAGGTTAAGCTTAAGGGGTAATACAAGGTTCAAAAAGAATAGGTTCTCCATGAATACAAACATGGGTATCACTATTACAGATAAAGACAATGCGCCTTGGGGTATTTATGAAACAGCTATTAAGCTCCCTCCTTACCAACAAGGTCTAGGTGATAGCGATGTGCTTGAAATAGAAGGGTCTAACCCAGATAACCTAGGTAATATGGAGCGTAAGCTGCGTAGTACTAACAACGAAAAAGGTAACGGTTTCAATGGTAATATTGATTTGAAATACGAGCCTATTGAAGGTTTGACTGTAATGGGTAGGGTAGGAGGAAGTATTTCTAACACTTTCATAAAGCAGCACGATCCGCAGTTCTTGCTAGTAGATTTGAATGGAGACCCTTTGAATGGGGGAACTGAGTTTGCAACATTAAAAAATAGGCAAACATATTTTCAGAAGTGGATTGCAGAAGCAACTGCTACATACAAAAAGAAGTTTGGCAACCACACTATAACAGCTTTGGTTGGTACTTCTAGAGAAGAATCCCAGTACAATTGGTTCGAAGCTTCTAAAAATAAGTTTTTGAGTAACGATATTCAAGTATTGGGTGGTGGTGCCGAAGTGAAAAGTGCAGATGGTAACAATTCAACCACTACTATTACAGGTTTGTTTGGTAGGTTGATGTACAACTACCGTTCAAAATACCTAATCAACTTGGTCTACAGGCATGATGGTTCTTCAAGGTTTGGTTCAAATAACCGCTATGCTGATTTCCCTTCTGTATCGGTAGGGTGGGTTGTTTCTGAGGAATCTTTCTTCCAAAACTCGCTTAGCAGCTACATTGACATGTTCAAAATCAGAGCAAGTTACGGTACTGCGGGCAACCAGAGGATTGGCGATTACAGGTACGATGTGTTTGTTGAAAACAATATTGACTACGTCTTGGGGTATTCAGACCAAACAGTTTATAATGGTGCTATCCAGACCAACTACGGTAACCCTGATTTGAAGTGGGAGACTACTATTCAGCGTAACATTGGTACTGATATTAATTTCTTTGGTGGAAAAATGGAGTTCGTGTTTGATTACTATCACACCAACAAAGAAAATATGTTGTTGAATGTTGTATTTGCCCCTTCGGCAGGTAACGGTGGTCAGAATGTTCCTTTCAATGTTGGCAATATGTACAACAAAGGTATGGAACTTTCATTGGGATACCGTAAGAGCACAGGCGATTTCAACTTTAATATTTCTGGTGTATTCACAAGAAATAGAAACCAAGTTACCAAGCTTTCTAACCCAGACGACCAAATTACAGGTGGTGTTCCTCTGATAGAAAGAGGTGGTAAATCAGAGCCTACTACGTTCGTAAAAGAAGGTTACCCTGCCGGGTCTTTCTTCTTAGTACCTACCGATGGTGTTATTAGTAATGAAGAAGAACTTGCCGAATACCAAACTATCGTATCGGATGCACGGATTGGCGACATGAAATACATCGATGTAAACGGAGATAGTTCTCTTACCGATGACGATAGGGTGTACATGGGGAGTGGACAGCCTGATTGGGAAGCTGGTCTGAATTTAGGTGCTAGCTACAAAAACTTTGACTTATCGATACAGCTATACGGAACATATGGAAGTAAAATCTATAACGGACCTAAGCTTTGGGCTTATTCTACAAAAAGACACCAAGACTTAGTGTATGCTTGGAGTCCTAACAACCCTACCTCTACCATACCAACTCCAAGGTCAGTTATCGAACATAATAACACAAGGTCTTTGAGTGACTATTTCCTAGAAGATGGTTCGTACCTAAGGGTTAGAAATATTCAAGTAGGGTATGCATTGCCTACCGATATGTTGAACAAAGCTGGTATCAACAGACTAAGGGTTTATTTAAGTGCTCAGAACCCATTCACCATCACAGGCTACGAGGGCTTCGATCCTGAAGTGGGTAACGATGGTTTATTCTTAAGAGGTGTTGATAGGGCTAATTACCCTGTTTCGGCACAATACAGACTTGGTGTACAGCTAGATTTCTAG